A window from Telopea speciosissima isolate NSW1024214 ecotype Mountain lineage chromosome 8, Tspe_v1, whole genome shotgun sequence encodes these proteins:
- the LOC122671339 gene encoding uncharacterized protein At5g19025-like has product MVWSRSLISFCKSSGRPINMATNPLTFPDPSTINSRQNHQLQRNRKQPNSLNPLKVPPCNQSRAAAVDVLIFIAVIGASGFLVFPYVKLFCYGFYGVVEAILSVVKDEVCRAPMVYASMGLSFFFAALGIWGISKCTRTGRKCGNPNCRGLRNSVEFDIQIETEENLKNSSTSMSKDSSVQGLLEFVQEHHKELENELRKMAPANGRAVIVFRARCGCPIGRMEVPGPKKLRKIKK; this is encoded by the coding sequence ATGGTCTGGTCCCGCAGCTTGATTTCGTTCTGCAAGTCCTCTGGTCGTCCCATTAACATGGCTACAAATCCTTTAACATTTCCCGATCCATCTACCATTAACTCAAGGCAGAATCATCAACTCCAAAGAAACAGAAAGCAGCCCAATTCTCTGAACCCCTTAAAGGTTCCGCCTTGCAATCAATCTCGAGCTGCAGCGGTGGATGTGTTGATCTTCATTGCGGTCATTGGTGCTTCTGGGTTTTTGGTATTTCCTTATGTTAAGCTATTCTGCTATGGCTTTTACGGAGTTGTCGAGGCAATTCTTTCTGTAGTGAAAGACGAGGTATGTCGAGCTCCAATGGTCTATGCATCCATGGGGCTGAGCTTTTTCTTCGCAGCATTGGGTATTTGGGGCATCTCTAAATGCACCCGAACTGGAAGGAAATGTGGAAACCCAAACTGCCGCGGCCTCCGTAACTCGGTGGAGTTTGATATACAGATTGAGACTGAAGAGAATTTGAAGAATTCGAGTACTTCCATGAGCAAAGATAGTAGTGTGCAGGGCCTTCTTGAATTTGTACAAGAACACCATAAAGAATTAGAAAATGAATTAAGGAAGATGGCGCCTGCAAATGGGAGGGCTGTCATCGTTTTCCGTGCCAGATGCGGTTGCCCTATTGGTAGGATGGAAGTTCCGGGACCGAAGAAGCTCAGAAAGATCAAGAAGTAG